The Streptomyces sp. NBC_00162 genome window below encodes:
- a CDS encoding ABC transporter ATP-binding protein has translation MTVIATESLSKRYPRVTALDRLSLDIGPGVTGLVGANGAGKSTLIKILLGLSPATEGSAAVLGLDVTTHGSAIRERVGYMPEHDCLPPDVSATEFVVHMARMSGLPPTAARERTADTLRHVGLYEERYRPIGGYSTGMKQRVKLAQALVHDPQLVLLDEPTNGLDPVGRDEMLGLIRRVYTDFGISVLVTSHLLGELERTCDHVVVVDGGKLLRSSSTSDFTQITTTLAVEVTDSDAHPDGTAALRKALTEAGIALHAAEEQGLPGAGHILLVEATGEDTYDTVRDTVADLGIGLVRMEQRRHHIAEVFRDNEQPAQPIQQKGAGSDGA, from the coding sequence GTGACTGTCATCGCGACCGAAAGCCTGAGCAAGCGGTACCCCCGAGTGACCGCCCTCGACCGGCTCTCCCTGGACATCGGGCCTGGTGTGACCGGCCTCGTGGGTGCCAACGGAGCCGGCAAGTCCACGCTGATCAAGATCCTGCTGGGACTGTCCCCCGCCACCGAGGGCAGCGCCGCCGTGCTCGGCCTCGACGTCACCACGCATGGCAGCGCCATCCGTGAACGCGTCGGCTACATGCCCGAGCACGACTGCCTGCCACCCGACGTCTCGGCCACCGAGTTCGTCGTCCACATGGCCCGCATGTCCGGGCTCCCGCCCACCGCCGCCCGTGAGCGCACCGCGGACACCCTGCGCCACGTGGGGCTCTACGAGGAGCGCTACCGCCCCATCGGCGGCTACTCCACGGGCATGAAGCAGCGCGTGAAGCTGGCCCAGGCGCTCGTCCACGACCCACAGCTGGTCCTCCTCGACGAGCCCACCAACGGGCTCGACCCGGTCGGCCGTGACGAGATGCTCGGCCTGATCCGCCGCGTCTACACCGACTTCGGCATCTCCGTCCTGGTCACCTCCCACCTCCTCGGCGAGCTGGAGCGGACCTGCGACCACGTCGTGGTCGTCGACGGCGGCAAGCTGCTGCGCTCCAGCTCCACCAGCGACTTCACCCAGATCACCACGACCCTCGCGGTCGAGGTCACCGACTCCGACGCGCACCCGGACGGCACCGCCGCCCTGCGCAAGGCACTCACCGAGGCGGGCATCGCCCTGCACGCGGCCGAGGAGCAGGGCCTGCCCGGTGCCGGCCACATCCTCCTGGTCGAGGCCACGGGCGAGGACACGTACGACACGGTCCGCGACACCGTCGCCGACCTCGGTATCGGCCTGGTCCGCATGGAACAGCGCCGCCACCACATCGCGGAGGTCTTCCGCGACAACGAACAGCCCGCGCAGCCCATCCAGCAGAAGGGAGCCGGTTCCGATGGCGCCTGA
- a CDS encoding M24 family metallopeptidase gives MAGDDFRGFREVQRLSYECAETVAAQLRPGMTEREAARMQREWLRERGVRDWFHLPFAWFGDRTAFANFRIPLQFFPTNRKLEPGMPFILDMAPVYKGYAADIGYSGSLGLNPVQDRLMSDLQAHRTLILEQVRERRSLREIYENVERLMNRQGYANRHRAYPFGVIAHKIDRVKERRWSPTAFGFGTQSLKGLASDALHGHREGWSPLWSPYHFSDHPPQPGLWAVEPHLGFRGTGAKFEEILVVTDSRDPEESAFWLDDDLPHVRRWAEEKAA, from the coding sequence ATGGCAGGGGACGATTTTCGCGGGTTCAGGGAAGTGCAGCGCCTCTCCTACGAGTGCGCGGAGACCGTCGCCGCGCAGCTGCGCCCCGGGATGACCGAGCGCGAGGCCGCGCGGATGCAGCGGGAGTGGCTGCGCGAGCGCGGGGTGCGCGACTGGTTCCACCTGCCCTTCGCCTGGTTCGGGGACCGCACCGCCTTCGCGAACTTCCGTATCCCGCTGCAGTTCTTCCCGACGAACCGGAAGCTGGAGCCGGGGATGCCCTTCATCCTCGACATGGCCCCGGTCTACAAGGGCTACGCGGCGGACATCGGGTACTCGGGCAGCCTCGGACTCAATCCGGTGCAGGACCGGCTCATGTCCGATCTGCAGGCCCACCGCACCCTGATCCTGGAGCAGGTGCGGGAGCGCCGCTCCCTGCGCGAGATCTACGAGAACGTCGAGCGGCTCATGAACCGGCAGGGGTACGCCAACCGGCATCGCGCCTACCCCTTCGGCGTGATCGCGCACAAGATCGACCGGGTCAAGGAGCGGCGCTGGTCCCCGACGGCGTTCGGGTTCGGCACCCAGTCCCTGAAGGGGCTGGCCTCCGACGCCCTGCACGGGCACCGTGAGGGATGGTCCCCGCTGTGGAGCCCGTACCACTTCTCCGACCACCCGCCGCAGCCCGGCCTGTGGGCGGTGGAGCCGCATCTGGGCTTCCGGGGCACCGGTGCGAAGTTCGAGGAGATCCTGGTCGTCACCGACTCCCGGGACCCCGAGGAGAGCGCGTTCTGGCTGGACGACGATCTGCCGCACGTGCGGCGCTGGGCTGAGGAGAAGGCGGCATGA
- a CDS encoding SDR family oxidoreductase produces MSSMNGTGTAGPAGARERWVSTGGVELCVAELGDADQPTVVLVHGYPDSKEVWSEVAERLAARFHVVLYDVRGHGRSTAPQPLRGGFTLEKLTDDFLAVADAVSPDRPVHLVGHDWGSVQGWEFATVARTEGRIASFTSMSGPSLDHFGHWIKKRMTRPTPRRAAQLLGQGAKSWYVYMLHTPVLPELAWRGPLGKRWPAILQRLEKVPAGSYPTASLPSDAAHGAWLYRDNVRPRLRRPRPDAYAHVPVQLITPTGDAFLSERLYDDLETWAPDLVRRTLPAKHWVPRTRPDQLAAWITEFVTAREEPATRAPEQKAPGKYSDRFGGQLVLVTGAASGIGRATAFAFAEAGARVVAVDRDAEGAARTADMARLVGAPEAWGECADVSDEQAMEKLAAKVAAEYGIVDVLVNNAGIGLSGAFLDTSAEDWKKVLDVNLWGVIHGCRIFGKQMAERGQGGHIVNTASAAAYLPSRTLPAYSTSKAAVLMLSECLRAELASKSIGVSAICPGIVNTNITSTSRFAGVDEAEEKRRQVRSSRLYGLRNFPPEKVADAILRAVVRNEAVVPVTPESKGALWMSRFAPRTLRRIAKVEPKL; encoded by the coding sequence ATGAGCAGCATGAACGGGACGGGTACGGCGGGACCGGCGGGCGCGCGCGAGCGCTGGGTGAGCACCGGCGGGGTGGAGCTGTGCGTGGCCGAACTCGGCGACGCCGACCAGCCCACGGTGGTCCTGGTGCACGGCTACCCGGACAGCAAGGAAGTCTGGTCGGAGGTCGCCGAGCGGCTGGCCGCCCGTTTCCACGTGGTGCTCTACGACGTACGCGGCCACGGGCGCTCGACCGCGCCGCAGCCGCTGCGCGGCGGCTTCACCCTGGAGAAGCTGACCGACGACTTCCTCGCGGTGGCCGATGCGGTCAGCCCGGACCGGCCGGTCCACCTGGTCGGCCACGACTGGGGTTCGGTACAGGGCTGGGAGTTCGCCACGGTGGCCCGTACCGAGGGCAGGATCGCCTCCTTCACCTCGATGTCGGGCCCCTCCCTCGACCACTTCGGGCACTGGATCAAGAAGCGGATGACCCGGCCCACCCCGCGCCGGGCGGCGCAGCTGCTCGGCCAGGGCGCCAAATCCTGGTACGTGTACATGCTGCACACGCCCGTGCTGCCGGAGCTCGCCTGGCGCGGGCCGCTCGGCAAGCGCTGGCCGGCGATCCTCCAGCGGTTGGAGAAGGTACCGGCCGGCTCCTACCCGACGGCCTCGTTGCCTTCGGACGCGGCGCACGGAGCCTGGCTCTACCGCGACAACGTGCGCCCCCGGCTGCGCAGGCCGCGCCCGGACGCGTACGCCCACGTACCGGTGCAGCTGATCACCCCGACCGGGGACGCCTTCCTGTCCGAGCGGCTCTACGACGACCTGGAGACCTGGGCCCCGGATCTGGTGCGCCGCACGCTGCCGGCCAAGCACTGGGTGCCCCGGACCAGGCCCGACCAGCTGGCCGCGTGGATCACCGAGTTCGTCACCGCCCGGGAGGAGCCCGCCACGCGAGCACCGGAGCAGAAGGCTCCGGGGAAGTACTCCGACCGCTTCGGCGGCCAGCTGGTCCTGGTCACCGGTGCGGCCAGCGGCATCGGCCGGGCCACCGCCTTCGCGTTCGCCGAGGCAGGGGCCCGGGTGGTGGCCGTGGACCGGGACGCCGAGGGTGCGGCGCGCACGGCGGACATGGCCCGCCTGGTCGGTGCCCCCGAGGCCTGGGGCGAGTGCGCGGACGTCAGCGACGAGCAGGCCATGGAGAAGCTCGCGGCCAAGGTGGCCGCGGAGTACGGGATCGTGGACGTCCTGGTCAACAACGCGGGGATCGGCCTGTCCGGGGCCTTCCTCGACACCAGCGCCGAGGACTGGAAGAAGGTCCTCGACGTCAATCTGTGGGGCGTCATCCACGGCTGCCGGATCTTCGGAAAGCAGATGGCCGAGCGCGGTCAGGGCGGGCACATCGTCAACACCGCCTCCGCCGCCGCCTACCTGCCCTCCAGGACCCTGCCCGCCTACAGCACCTCCAAGGCCGCGGTGCTGATGCTGTCGGAGTGCCTGCGCGCGGAACTGGCGTCGAAGTCCATCGGCGTCTCCGCCATCTGCCCGGGCATCGTCAACACCAACATCACCTCCACTTCGCGCTTCGCCGGGGTGGACGAGGCCGAGGAGAAGCGCCGTCAGGTACGCTCCTCGCGGCTGTACGGCCTGCGCAACTTCCCGCCGGAGAAGGTCGCCGACGCGATCCTGCGGGCCGTGGTGCGCAACGAGGCCGTGGTGCCGGTGACTCCCGAGTCCAAGGGCGCCCTGTGGATGTCCCGCTTCGCCCCGCGCACCCTGCGGCGCATCGCGAAGGTGGAGCCCAAGCTGTGA
- a CDS encoding metal-dependent hydrolase, with amino-acid sequence MTAASYVISPRRVAFDWKATPLHWIPGEPTATHVINVLHLLLPAGERWFVKVFKEGLPLVTDPELRKDVKGFMGQEATHSVQHSYVLDHLAEQRLPTEAYTRHVDFLFEKLLGETPPFGAPISAQEWLRFRLALVAAIEQFTAVLGDWVLRAEGLDRAGADEIMLDLLRWHGAEEVEHRSVAFDMYQHCGGAGLPRYARRIEGMVVVAPVLAWLWVWGASYLMRNDPEPGGRLRYSLRGHNRAVAKGLLPTWRELGTAIPRYFRRSYHPSQEGSLRRAVEYLAASPAARAAAGAVGRAAMS; translated from the coding sequence GTGACAGCGGCCTCGTACGTGATCAGCCCGCGCCGGGTGGCCTTCGACTGGAAGGCGACACCGCTGCACTGGATACCCGGCGAGCCCACCGCCACCCACGTCATCAACGTGCTGCACCTGCTGCTGCCCGCCGGGGAGCGGTGGTTCGTGAAGGTCTTCAAGGAGGGCCTGCCGCTGGTCACCGACCCCGAGCTGCGCAAGGACGTCAAGGGGTTCATGGGCCAGGAGGCCACGCACAGCGTGCAGCACTCCTACGTACTGGACCACCTCGCCGAGCAGCGGCTGCCGACGGAGGCGTACACGAGGCACGTGGACTTCCTCTTCGAGAAGCTGCTCGGGGAGACCCCGCCGTTCGGGGCGCCGATCTCGGCGCAGGAGTGGCTGCGCTTCCGGCTCGCGCTGGTCGCCGCCATCGAGCAGTTCACTGCGGTCCTCGGGGACTGGGTGCTGCGCGCCGAGGGGCTGGACCGGGCCGGTGCGGACGAGATCATGCTGGATCTGCTGCGCTGGCACGGCGCGGAGGAGGTGGAGCACCGCTCCGTCGCCTTCGACATGTACCAGCACTGCGGGGGAGCGGGCCTGCCCCGGTACGCGCGGCGCATCGAGGGGATGGTCGTGGTCGCGCCCGTCCTGGCGTGGCTGTGGGTGTGGGGGGCTTCGTACCTCATGCGCAACGACCCCGAACCGGGCGGCCGGCTGCGCTATTCGCTCCGCGGACACAACCGCGCGGTGGCCAAGGGCCTGCTGCCGACGTGGAGAGAGCTCGGCACGGCCATACCCCGCTACTTCCGGCGGTCGTACCATCCCTCGCAGGAGGGCTCGCTGCGCAGGGCGGTCGAGTACCTTGCGGCGTCACCTGCCGCCCGGGCCGCGGCGGGTGCGGTCGGCCGAGCCGCGATGTCGTAG
- a CDS encoding MerR family transcriptional regulator, which yields MSEQAVAEYRIEDLAHHSGATVRTIRAYQDRGLLPKPERRGRSNVYRDTHLARLRQIADLLDRGYTLASIKELLEAWDAGRGLGGVLGLVAEVHGPWTDEEAARISREELNERFGGRPDDDAVDEACELGVLERIAGRPDQFLVPSPQELAVAAELYAAGVPLSAITGHLRELRGQVEHIASRFLEFTTEHVFARYLGQVPPTDADAAEAATMVRRLRPLAQQTVDAELARAMRLFATRHLQRHLGASGSPQPSGPSPVALPAGTVRAVQDLVGADHVAEFVRAATERELQARTMNDLARRAEPGR from the coding sequence TTGTCCGAGCAGGCGGTAGCCGAGTACCGGATCGAGGATCTGGCGCACCACAGCGGGGCGACGGTGCGCACGATCCGCGCGTACCAGGACCGGGGTCTGCTGCCGAAGCCGGAGCGGCGGGGCCGCTCCAACGTCTACCGGGACACGCATCTGGCGCGGCTGCGCCAGATCGCGGACCTGCTCGACCGCGGCTACACCCTGGCCTCCATCAAGGAACTGCTGGAGGCCTGGGACGCGGGGCGCGGGCTGGGAGGCGTACTCGGGCTGGTCGCCGAGGTCCACGGGCCCTGGACCGACGAGGAGGCGGCCCGCATAAGCCGGGAGGAGCTGAACGAGCGCTTCGGCGGCAGGCCCGACGACGACGCGGTGGACGAGGCCTGCGAACTGGGTGTGCTGGAGCGGATCGCGGGCCGCCCGGACCAGTTCCTGGTGCCCTCGCCGCAGGAGCTGGCGGTGGCGGCCGAGCTGTACGCGGCCGGGGTGCCGCTGTCGGCGATCACGGGGCACTTGCGGGAGCTGCGCGGGCAGGTGGAGCACATCGCCTCGCGGTTCCTGGAGTTCACCACCGAGCACGTCTTCGCGCGCTACCTCGGGCAGGTGCCTCCGACCGACGCGGACGCGGCGGAGGCGGCGACGATGGTGCGGCGGCTGCGGCCGCTGGCCCAGCAGACCGTGGACGCGGAGCTGGCGCGGGCGATGCGGCTGTTCGCGACCCGGCATCTGCAGCGACACCTGGGGGCGAGCGGGTCACCGCAGCCGTCGGGTCCCTCTCCGGTGGCGCTGCCGGCCGGGACGGTGCGGGCGGTGCAGGACCTCGTCGGCGCCGATCACGTGGCGGAGTTCGTCCGGGCCGCGACGGAGCGGGAGCTCCAGGCCCGGACGATGAACGATCTGGCGCGGCGGGCGGAGCCCGGTCGGTAG